AAAATCCTTCTACCTTGGGATGTATATACGTATATTATATCTCCACTTTGTTCTATCTATAAAGAATCTGAACTAAAATCCTTTATGTTGATATGTACTACAAATATATGGAAAAAGGTATATATGTTCATCCTTTGAGTGGCTCAAGCTGCACTTCCATCGATCCAGGCGAACTAGAgtcaattttactgtcgaaactatcAGACTGCAGAAGATCAACTGAATCATCTTCCTCAGTGTTCCCAAGCACAAATTTGTGCGTGAGGCCATCGGCGCCATCTCTTCTTCGCTTAACCTTCATGTACTCGAGGTAAGCCACCACCAATACAGCACTGACAACCCATACAACCAATCCACATGTAAGTCCCTTGATCGTCTTGCTGCCGTACCTGTGCCCAAGATGCTGCAACCCGGTGAAGAGTGCCGTGACAGCAGCTACCAGAGCAGCCCTCCCGGTGTAGGTATGCAGATATTCCCAGATGATCCTGTTTCTTGGCAGAATTTCACCATTCTCTGCTCTGTCTGGTCGAAGATAAGCATTTACCGGCTGCATACAAGTGAATGTAAATGCTATCGCGCCAATTTTAGCATGTGTGGATTTGAAAGAGAAACCCCGGAGCTCGGCGACGGCGAAGAGAACCCCCATGAACATGACAGCCAGGCCTGAGTACTGAAGATATGTGTGAGCCTGGAACCAGAGATCCCCCTTGACATGCTTCAGGTATCGCGCCGCCACGATTCCTCCTGGGAGCAACAATCCCCATGCCACAAACATCATGAACCCATGAACGGCGAGCACCGGCCGCAGATCCTCCACCGCCTCCGCCAAGCCGCTGAGCAGAAGGATCCGGACAGGACGGTTGCTGGTGACAGAGTGCATATTCTTCACACTCAATCGGCCAGATGACCACTGGGAGCCCATGGCCCAGATGACCTTCAGAGGTGTCGAGGGATCGATGATGTTCTTGCACTCCACCCTCCCACTGCACGAAGGCGTCAATGGACGGGTGAACTCGAATATGATCACGCCGTTCTCCGACCGGCACCTCTTGTAGGTGAGGTTCTCGTGCGTCTCGTGCACGCTCATGCCGTCCTTCCCGTCAATCCAGTACGAGTTGACATGTCCCGTGCCGTTGCCGTCGACCCACCCGACGTAGGCGTAGCTGTTCACCATTGCGCCGCCGAAGCCGATGGCGATGTACCCGCTCTTCTTCTCTCCGCGGGCGGCGATGTTGATGGAGTCGCCGGACAGAGTCCAGAAGAATGTCACCTGCTGATCGTCCAGCAGCACGCTGTTGTTGTACATGTCGCTGAGGCCGCCGTCGACCACCTGAATTTTCCACCCCATCTTGGGATCGTAGAGGGATTGGTAGTACACAAGGTCTGGCGTGTTCCGGTCTGGCAGCCAGACGAGCTCCGTCGGCGTCGCCGGCACGCCCTCCGCCGTTGGGTCGCCGGCGTAGATTACCTCCGAGGCATGCCGGGCCGTGGCGTTCCCGCCGACGGGGTCGGACGTGATGTACAGCGGCACGTCGTGCCCGGCCTCGACGGAGAAGGTGACCGGCACGCCGCGCTCCACCTTGAGCAGGGGCGCCTCCTTCTTGTTGATGTAGAGCACCTTTTGCGGGTTGGGCGGGTTGGGGTAGTGCAGCGCCGGCCCCGTGGTGACCACCAGCGGGGTCTGCCGCTCCGCCGTGATCCTGCCCTGGTCCTCCTTGTCCTCGGCGTCCAGCGGGCCGGGGCACCCGTTGGTCGCCTCTGACACGTTGAGCGTGAGGAACCCGTACGCCGTGCCCGCCGGCGCGCCGTGGTTCAGCGGCAGGTAGTACGGCCTCAGCAAGTCCGGCTGCCGGAGCAGCCCGATGGCCCAGATCACGGTCATCTCCCTCGTGGCGTTGACGGCCACGTCGTACCTCTTGTCGGGCGACGCCAGCGGGCGCGAGAAGCGCACGAAGGAGACGCCGTCGCGGCGGTGGCCGTAGACGAGCCTGGTGTTGTTGACGGACGCGTCGCCGGCGGCGCTGCCGTTGCGGCGGTCGTAGAACGTGTCCGGGCAGACGCCCtcggcgccgccgtcgccgcggagCAGGCACTCGCTGTACTTGGTgacgaagtagtcgtcggcgaacgGGAGGCCCTCCTCGGTGAAGCCGGCAACCGCGACGTCAGCGCCGATCATGGAGACGTTGGTGGTGGACCTGCGGGGGTCCGCCCAGCCGAACGCCATGTAGTACTCGGACCCGACGGCGGCCTCGAGCCCGACGTCGATGGCGTTGGCCGCCTCGCGGAGCGTCCAGCGCACGCGCAGCCGCGGCGAGAGCTGCGCGCAGGAGGCGAACATGGTGGGCTCCTCGGTGGAGGACGTGCCCACGGCGGCTTTGGAGGGCTCGGAGGTGGTGTTGGAGGTGGCGAGGCGGACGAAGCCGAAGAGGGAGGAGGTGAGcgggtcgaaggcggcgaggacggggACGAGCGGCCAGGAGAGGCCCGGGAGGAGGCGGAAGACGAGGGACTCGGAGGCGAAGGTGCGGTTGAgcgggtcgggcgcggcgggggAGCCGCGGGAGAGCGCGGCGAGGTCGGCGCCGTCGGCGCGCCACCAGCGCGCGTCGGCGGAGCCGGCCAGGAGATCCAGCGAGGAGACGCGGAAGGAGCAGCCGTCCAGCACGGCCACGCGGCCGCGCAGCTGGTGCTGCGACATGCGCAGGTCCGCCTCGTGGCCCGCCAGGCTCGTGTTCCTCCCGCACTCCGCCGACGCCGCGGCGGAGAGGgagggcgcgaggaggaggaggcaggagaGGCAGAGGAGGGCGCCGACGGGGGCGAGCGGCGCCATGGCGGTGGGGTCAGGGGGAGGCCGGTGGCATGGGAGCGATCGCGcggcgcggcgggggcggcggcgggttcGTCGGGGCGGGAGGAGCAGGGCGATCGTGCGGCCTCGGGGCGGACGGACGGACGGGCTCTGTTTTGTCCGGCGCGCGGCTTTTCTGATGATGCGTGGCGGGGCCCGCGGCGTTGGTGCGAACGAACGTGCGTGGGTGCCGATGCTCTTTTGTTTCGGTGGTGCCAAGGAACGAACGTGCACGTCGCTGTTCTTTTGTATGGGAAGAAACGATGAAATTTCCTATAGACATTGTTTGTGTGTACACTCTTTTTGAAGGATTTTGAGGATAATGGCCAACTTTGATGGTGATCATAGAGGCTATAGTAGAACTCAAAAATATCCGGCAATGCGCTTTCAGTAAGATTAGACGTTCAGGTCGACGACGAGGTCGCCGTAAATCTcaggatgatatgccggctcagtctttcggaggtgctcatacggGTAGGGTGTAGTATGTGCGTTAATAGAGATGAGTGTAtgtgcgtatgtatgagcgcttgcgtctgtgtcAAAAAAAAACGTCATCGGGGCATTGACATAGTTGTGAGATGGGGAGGCTCAAAGGGACCTTATTCATCCACCGACAGCGATGCGTGGCTGCGGGGAGGGTAACTTTTGGTCTATGGGTATATGtacaatataaataaaaaaattaataatCAAATAAAACTTCAAAAAAATTAATTTCTTTTCTAAAATAAACTTGACATTCTATTGTACTTGTGaaaaaaaattccacaaaaagaaaAACACCCATTACCTTCTtttagaaaaccaaaaaaattaggccAAAATAGTGtaaatagtgacctataatagcaataattttatttatttattaccctgAAGTCAACGCTGGTTTTTTTAAGTGAAATTTACATACTAGTGCAAAAGAAATTATTCAAGTTTATCCTAAAATAACTTCTAAAGTTTTttacttttattattattattctcaTATGAGGTGTGTATACACCCGAGAACCAAAGGGTATTTCCCCCGTTGCAAGGCCCTAATCCCAACCTATCAATGGGCCAGTATCGAGGTAGGGTTCCCCGCAGGTTCGACCGCGGTAGTGAAGGGTGGTTCTCCCTTATTGNNNNNNNNNNNNNNNNNNNNNNNNNNNNNNNNNNNNNNNNNNNNNNNNNNNNNNNNNNNNNNNNNNNNNNNNNNNNNNNNNNNNNNNNNNNNNNNNNNNNNNNNNNNNNNNNNNNNNNNNNNNNNNNNNNNNNNNNNNNNNNNNNNNNNNNNNNNNNNNNNNNNNNNNNNNNNNNNNNNNNNNNNNNNNNNNNNNNNNNNNNNNNNNNNNNNNNNNNNNNNNNNNNNNNNNNNNNNNNNNNNNNNNNNNNNNNNNNNNNNNNNNNNNNNNNNNNNNNNNNNNNNNNNNNNNNNNNNNNNNNNNNNNNNNNNNNNNNNNNNNNNNNNNNNNNNNNNNNNNNNNNNNNNNNNNNNNNTAACATTTTGTTTTGCTTAAATGGTCTGAATTTGTATTCCTATTTTTAATTCCAACTCATATTATTTATCAAAATGAATATAAGTTAGCATTATTTTGAGTACACACTTTTGTGAGATTTTACACAGAAAATTATCCTATTTTAATT
This portion of the Triticum dicoccoides isolate Atlit2015 ecotype Zavitan chromosome 7A, WEW_v2.0, whole genome shotgun sequence genome encodes:
- the LOC119334308 gene encoding cytochrome b561, DM13 and DOMON domain-containing protein At5g54830-like, which gives rise to MAPLAPVGALLCLSCLLLLAPSLSAAASAECGRNTSLAGHEADLRMSQHQLRGRVAVLDGCSFRVSSLDLLAGSADARWWRADGADLAALSRGSPAAPDPLNRTFASESLVFRLLPGLSWPLVPVLAAFDPLTSSLFGFVRLATSNTTSEPSKAAVGTSSTEEPTMFASCAQLSPRLRVRWTLREAANAIDVGLEAAVGSEYYMAFGWADPRRSTTNVSMIGADVAVAGFTEEGLPFADDYFVTKYSECLLRGDGGAEGVCPDTFYDRRNGSAAGDASVNNTRLVYGHRRDGVSFVRFSRPLASPDKRYDVAVNATREMTVIWAIGLLRQPDLLRPYYLPLNHGAPAGTAYGFLTLNVSEATNGCPGPLDAEDKEDQGRITAERQTPLVVTTGPALHYPNPPNPQKVLYINKKEAPLLKVERGVPVTFSVEAGHDVPLYITSDPVGGNATARHASEVIYAGDPTAEGVPATPTELVWLPDRNTPDLVYYQSLYDPKMGWKIQVVDGGLSDMYNNSVLLDDQQVTFFWTLSGDSINIAARGEKKSGYIAIGFGGAMVNSYAYVGWVDGNGTGHVNSYWIDGKDGMSVHETHENLTYKRCRSENGVIIFEFTRPLTPSCSGRVECKNIIDPSTPLKVIWAMGSQWSSGRLSVKNMHSVTSNRPVRILLLSGLAEAVEDLRPVLAVHGFMMFVAWGLLLPGGIVAARYLKHVKGDLWFQAHTYLQYSGLAVMFMGVLFAVAELRGFSFKSTHAKIGAIAFTFTCMQPVNAYLRPDRAENGEILPRNRIIWEYLHTYTGRAALVAAVTALFTGLQHLGHRYGSKTIKGLTCGLVVWVVSAVLVVAYLEYMKVKRRRDGADGLTHKFVLGNTEEDDSVDLLQSDSFDSKIDSSSPGSMEVQLEPLKG